A stretch of Methanoregula sp. UBA64 DNA encodes these proteins:
- the gatD gene encoding Glu-tRNA(Gln) amidotransferase subunit GatD, producing the protein MTQAFSSGDHVSCTYGGKTLSGTYITDRDGMAVVKLSSGYNIGVEKGCCTLVAPAPAPASHMAPVRQDPKLPELSIISTGGTIASRIDYRTGAVTSQFDADDILTAIPALAEIGRYRTKVLYTILSENMTPAIWQELARAIHDEIKHGVTGVIVTHGTDTMAYSAAAVSFMLDTPVPVVFVGSQRSADRPSSDNAMNGVCAALAAESSLGEVAIVMHGTTNDDYCAIHRGTRVRKMHTSRRDAFQSIGIPPVGTVDYASRTVTLSDDAVKRGTHKLALHDKLEPHCGLIQFYPGMAPELLVAYEGYKGLVLSGTGLGHVSTALIPGIKNLIAGGTQVVMTSQCMNGRVCDRVYDTGRDLLNAGVIEGGDMLPEVALVKQMWVLGNEKDPAKAAAMMAADLKGENMRRSGHGL; encoded by the coding sequence ATAACGCAGGCGTTCTCGTCAGGCGACCATGTCTCCTGCACCTACGGGGGAAAGACCCTCTCCGGGACGTACATCACCGACCGCGACGGCATGGCCGTGGTAAAACTTTCGAGCGGCTACAATATCGGGGTGGAGAAGGGCTGCTGCACGCTGGTGGCCCCGGCCCCTGCACCGGCTTCGCACATGGCGCCGGTCCGGCAGGACCCGAAGCTGCCCGAGCTCTCTATTATATCAACGGGCGGGACGATTGCAAGCCGGATCGATTACCGCACGGGCGCGGTCACGAGCCAGTTCGATGCGGACGATATCCTGACGGCTATCCCGGCGCTCGCCGAGATCGGGCGCTACCGCACGAAAGTGCTCTACACCATCCTCTCCGAGAACATGACGCCTGCCATCTGGCAGGAGCTTGCCCGGGCAATCCACGACGAGATTAAGCACGGCGTCACGGGGGTCATCGTCACCCACGGTACGGACACGATGGCCTACAGTGCGGCGGCGGTCAGTTTCATGCTCGACACCCCGGTGCCGGTGGTCTTTGTCGGCTCGCAGCGCTCTGCCGACCGGCCGTCGAGCGACAATGCCATGAACGGCGTCTGTGCTGCGCTTGCCGCAGAGAGCAGTCTAGGCGAAGTGGCTATCGTGATGCACGGGACCACCAACGACGATTACTGCGCTATCCACCGGGGAACGAGGGTGCGGAAGATGCACACCTCCCGGCGCGACGCATTCCAGAGCATCGGCATTCCCCCGGTGGGAACCGTCGATTATGCGTCCCGCACGGTCACCCTCTCGGACGATGCGGTCAAAAGGGGCACGCACAAGCTCGCCCTGCACGACAAGCTCGAACCGCACTGCGGCCTTATCCAGTTCTACCCGGGCATGGCCCCGGAGCTTCTTGTGGCGTACGAGGGATACAAGGGCCTTGTCCTCTCGGGCACCGGCCTTGGCCACGTGAGCACGGCGCTGATCCCCGGGATCAAAAACCTGATTGCGGGCGGGACGCAGGTGGTCATGACCTCGCAGTGCATGAACGGCCGGGTCTGCGACCGGGTGTACGACACGGGCCGCGACCTCCTTAATGCGGGCGTGATCGAGGGCGGCGACATGCTCCCCGAGGTGGCGCTTGTAAAACAGATGTGGGTGCTCGGGAACGAGAAAGACCCCGCAAAGGCGGCAGCGATGATGGCCGCCGATCTCAAGGGCGAGAACATGCGGAGGAGCGGCCATGGATTGTAA
- the argH gene encoding argininosuccinate lyase — protein sequence MRTDVVRLGRLSGERTGEMMKFLSSMRSDRYIADSDVLVDIAHVLMLERQKIIGTDTAKQLLPALLELNSEGIPEEAFDDRFEDVHAGIESLMIEAVGADVGGRMHMGRSRNDEVATCIRLKLRDDLLKQMAALLKVREVLIAIAEQHRESVMPGFTHMQHAQPTTLAHHLLAYEQQFSRDFDRLRDAYARVNICPLGAAAFASTGYPIDREYTAKILAFDGLVVNTMDAVATRDFALETLADLSILMANVSRLCEELVIWSTSFVKFVTLDDAFCSTSSIMPQKKNPDTAEIMRAKTGSVFGAYTGALMTVKGLPMSYNRDLQELTPNIWRGMQDAKESLRLLIDMLSSATFETEHMKEEAGKGNSTATELADTLVRDYGLPFRTAHNIVGRAVSKGSLSLETLEASAKELDLGISLAGKGLTQDQIDKALDVVHSVEVRKATGGPAPFATKIAIADRKKLLDTDSAFIDERLAKIAKAKEDLLSDARRLVA from the coding sequence ATGCGGACCGATGTAGTACGACTCGGACGCCTGTCGGGCGAGCGGACGGGGGAGATGATGAAATTCCTCTCCTCCATGCGTTCCGACCGGTATATTGCGGATTCTGACGTGCTGGTGGATATCGCCCACGTGCTGATGCTCGAACGCCAGAAGATCATCGGCACCGATACGGCAAAGCAGCTCCTGCCGGCGCTCCTTGAGCTCAACAGCGAAGGGATCCCCGAGGAGGCCTTCGACGACCGGTTCGAGGACGTGCACGCGGGAATCGAATCGCTCATGATCGAAGCGGTAGGTGCCGATGTCGGCGGCCGGATGCACATGGGCCGGTCCAGGAACGACGAGGTCGCCACCTGTATCCGGCTCAAGCTCCGCGACGACCTGCTCAAGCAGATGGCGGCGCTCTTAAAAGTCCGCGAGGTCCTCATCGCGATTGCCGAGCAGCACCGCGAGTCCGTGATGCCCGGGTTTACCCACATGCAGCACGCCCAGCCGACCACCCTCGCCCACCACCTCCTTGCCTACGAGCAGCAGTTCTCCCGCGACTTCGACCGGCTCCGCGACGCGTATGCGAGGGTGAACATCTGCCCGCTCGGGGCGGCCGCATTCGCATCCACCGGCTACCCCATTGACCGGGAATATACCGCCAAGATACTCGCCTTCGACGGCCTTGTCGTCAATACCATGGACGCGGTCGCAACGCGGGACTTTGCCCTTGAGACCCTCGCCGACCTCTCGATATTAATGGCCAACGTGAGCCGGCTCTGCGAGGAGCTCGTCATCTGGAGTACCTCGTTTGTGAAGTTCGTTACCCTCGACGATGCGTTCTGCTCCACCTCCTCCATCATGCCCCAGAAGAAGAACCCGGACACCGCCGAGATCATGCGGGCAAAGACCGGCTCGGTCTTTGGGGCCTACACGGGAGCGCTCATGACGGTCAAGGGCCTTCCCATGAGCTACAACCGCGACCTCCAGGAGCTCACCCCGAATATCTGGCGGGGGATGCAGGACGCAAAAGAGAGCCTCCGTCTCCTCATCGACATGCTTTCGAGCGCAACGTTCGAGACGGAACACATGAAGGAGGAAGCAGGAAAGGGCAACTCTACCGCAACTGAACTCGCCGACACGCTCGTCCGCGACTACGGCCTGCCCTTCCGCACCGCGCACAACATTGTCGGCCGTGCCGTCTCGAAGGGAAGCCTTTCCTTAGAGACCCTCGAAGCCTCGGCAAAGGAGCTCGACCTCGGGATCTCGCTTGCGGGAAAAGGGCTCACGCAGGATCAGATCGATAAGGCCCTCGATGTGGTGCACTCGGTCGAGGTCAGGAAGGCAACCGGGGGCCCGGCGCCGTTTGCAACGAAGATCGCGATTGCCGACCGCAAGAAACTGCTCGACACCGATTCGGCGTTTATCGACGAGAGGCTCGCGAAGATTGCAAAGGCGAAAGAAGACCTCCTCTCCGACGCGCGGAGGCTGGTAGCATAA
- the gatE gene encoding Glu-tRNA(Gln) amidotransferase subunit GatE, whose amino-acid sequence MDGKIVLPKNAYNELGLTAGIEIHQQLDTKEKLFCHCPTTLMDNAEHTGEFSRYLRATESEMGEIDRAAQEEMKRIRKFRYYTYRTTCLVENDEEPPAPFNEEALAIGLTLAKTFGMTPIPQVHTMRKLVIDGSNTSGFQRTALVAINGALPNGGSIETICIEEEAAQRVKDEIFSLDRLGIPLVEITTSPCMHTPEEVQQVAEYIGMVLRSTGKVKRGLGTIRQDVNISIKNGARVEIKGVQELDLIAEVVRREVQRQQTLLSIREELVKRNASVGTEQIDVTDLFKGTGSAILKKAKKISALVLPGFAGFVGCELQPGRRLGSEMSDYAKKCGVGGIFHTDELPAYGVTAEEVAELRKVVRAGEQDAVILVSGASAKQADCAWHQVADRAKVALSEKPVPEETRKMLEEGSTAYMRPLPGAERMYPETDVLPVRIDEARWNAVTVPELLTVTAERYAKDLGLDPAVAKQMAFSEERPLFEQAVAKGIKPTLASRTLLATLKELRRDGVEAGKIPDDAIIAVLEAVEKGSAAKEAVPELLTAIAKGSTVKDAMATLAPTVSRDELEAVIKKIVTDRAEFVTQKQKGALGPLMGVVMQEVRGSVDGKVVSELLRKEIEIVLAGKK is encoded by the coding sequence GTGGATGGAAAAATTGTCCTGCCGAAAAATGCCTATAATGAATTAGGCCTCACGGCGGGGATCGAGATCCACCAGCAGCTCGACACGAAAGAGAAGCTCTTCTGCCACTGCCCGACCACGCTCATGGATAACGCCGAGCACACGGGCGAGTTCTCCCGCTACCTCCGCGCAACCGAGAGCGAGATGGGGGAGATCGACCGGGCCGCACAGGAAGAGATGAAGCGGATCAGGAAGTTCCGGTATTACACCTACAGGACCACCTGCCTGGTCGAGAACGATGAGGAGCCCCCGGCGCCGTTCAACGAAGAGGCGCTCGCGATCGGCCTGACCCTTGCAAAGACCTTTGGCATGACGCCGATCCCGCAGGTCCACACGATGCGCAAACTCGTGATCGACGGCTCGAACACGAGCGGGTTCCAGCGCACGGCGCTTGTCGCCATCAACGGGGCGCTCCCGAACGGCGGGAGCATCGAGACGATCTGTATCGAGGAGGAGGCGGCGCAGAGGGTGAAAGACGAGATCTTCTCGCTCGACCGGCTCGGGATCCCGCTCGTCGAGATTACGACCTCGCCCTGCATGCACACCCCCGAAGAGGTCCAGCAGGTCGCCGAGTACATCGGCATGGTGCTGCGCTCGACCGGAAAAGTCAAGCGCGGCCTCGGGACCATCCGGCAGGACGTCAACATCTCGATCAAAAACGGCGCCCGGGTGGAGATCAAGGGCGTGCAGGAACTCGACCTCATCGCGGAAGTCGTCCGCCGGGAAGTCCAGCGGCAGCAGACTCTCCTTAGTATCCGCGAAGAACTGGTGAAGCGCAACGCCAGCGTCGGGACCGAGCAGATCGATGTCACCGATCTCTTCAAGGGGACCGGGTCTGCGATCCTCAAAAAAGCGAAGAAGATCTCCGCGCTCGTCCTGCCCGGCTTTGCCGGGTTCGTGGGCTGCGAGCTCCAGCCCGGCCGCCGGCTCGGGAGCGAGATGTCGGACTACGCAAAGAAGTGCGGTGTGGGCGGGATCTTCCACACCGACGAGCTCCCCGCGTACGGCGTGACCGCGGAGGAAGTTGCAGAGCTTCGCAAGGTTGTCCGTGCCGGCGAACAGGACGCCGTGATCCTGGTCTCGGGCGCAAGCGCAAAGCAGGCGGACTGCGCCTGGCACCAGGTAGCGGACCGGGCAAAGGTCGCGCTCTCGGAAAAGCCGGTGCCGGAAGAGACGAGAAAGATGCTCGAAGAGGGGAGCACCGCGTACATGCGGCCCCTGCCCGGCGCAGAACGGATGTACCCCGAGACCGATGTGCTCCCGGTGCGGATCGACGAGGCACGCTGGAACGCGGTCACCGTCCCCGAACTGCTGACCGTTACGGCGGAGCGGTATGCAAAGGACCTCGGCCTTGACCCGGCGGTGGCAAAGCAGATGGCGTTCTCCGAGGAGCGCCCCCTGTTCGAGCAGGCCGTGGCAAAGGGCATCAAGCCCACGCTCGCGTCCCGCACCCTCCTTGCAACCTTAAAGGAGCTGCGGCGCGACGGCGTCGAGGCCGGCAAAATCCCCGACGATGCGATCATTGCCGTGCTCGAAGCAGTCGAGAAGGGCAGCGCTGCAAAGGAAGCGGTTCCCGAACTCCTCACTGCGATTGCAAAGGGCAGCACGGTAAAGGACGCTATGGCAACACTCGCCCCGACCGTCTCCCGCGACGAGCTCGAAGCGGTAATCAAGAAGATCGTCACCGACCGGGCGGAGTTCGTCACCCAGAAGCAGAAAGGCGCACTCGGGCCGCTCATGGGCGTTGTCATGCAGGAGGTCCGGGGCTCGGTGGACGGGAAGGTTGTGAGCGAGTTGCTGAGGAAGGAGATTGAGATAGTGCTTGCGGGGAAGAAGTGA